The window TCACCCGGCCCAGGTAGGCGATGCGCTGGTGGCCCGAGGTGAGCAGGTGGGTGGTCATCGCGAAGGCGCCGCCCTCGTTGTCGTACTCGACGACGGTGGCGGGCACCCCCGGGCCGAGCGGCGGCCTGCCGACGAGCACGAGCCGCGAGCCGACCCGGTCGAGGGCGTGCGCGAAGTGCGTCATACGGTCCTGGTAGGCCTTGTCGTCCCAGGCGCCGCCGACGACGATCACGGCGTCGGCCCGCTGTTCGCGCATGGTCTCGACGACGGCGAGGACACGCTGCGGATCGCCGTGCGTGGTGCAGAGCATGCAGAGTCTGCCCTCGGCCGACGCCTGCTCCTCGACGCCGCGGGCGATGTGCGCGTAGAAGGGGCCGGTGACGTCGTCGACGACGAACGCCACCGTCTTGTTGGTGGAGCCGCCGAGCGCGCGGGCGTGCGCGTTGACCACGTAGTCCAGTTCGCGCATCGCCTTGAGCACCCTGGCGCGGGTGCTCGCGGCCACCGGGTAGGTGCCGCCGAGAACCCGGGAGACGGTCGAGGCGGAGACACCGGCCCGCGCGGCGACGTCCCGGACCGTGGAGGCGTCGTTGCTCATCACGGACTCCGTCTTCTTGGCCACCGGTCGGCACTCCTCCCCTGCTGTGTAACGGTCACCTTATGGGGTGGTCCGGTCCCTGCCGTCCGTGGTGGGACGGGCTCGGCGTCATGCGGTGCGCGCCAGGACGGCGTGGTCGATCTCGTGGGCCAACTCCTGTCCGGACAGCAGGCGTTCGGCTTCCTGGGTGACGGTGAGGCCGAGCCGGGCCACCTCGTTGCCCTGCGAGCCCGCGAGATGCGGGGTGACGAAGGCGTTCGGCAGGTCGAAGAGCGGCGAGTCGGCGGGCAGCGGCTCGGGGTCGGTGACGTCGAGGACCGCGCTGAGCCGGTTCGCGCGCAGTTCGTCGATGAGGGCGTCGTGGTCGAGGAGGGCGCCGCGCGCGGTGTTGATGAGTACGGATCCGTCCGGCATCAGGGCGAGTTCGCGGCGTCCGATCAGGTGGTGGGTCTCGGGGGTCTGCGGGGCGTGGACGGTGACGATGTCGCTGGAGCGCAGCAGGTCGTCGAGCGGGAGCAGGGGCACGCCGAGATCGGCGGCCCGCGTCGCGTCGACGTACGGGTCGGCGAGGCTCACCTCCAGGTCGAAGGGGGTCAGCAGTTCGATGAGCCGTCGGCCGATGCGGGAGGCTCCGACGATGCCCACGCGGCGGCCGAAGTTGCCGATGCCCGGCACGATCGCCCCGTAGGGGAAGGCGCGTCGGGCGCGGAAGCGGTCGCGGTGGGCGAAGAGGTCCTTGCCCGCGAGCAGGATCATGGCGAGCGTGTACTCGGCCACGGGGAGGGCGTTCGCGCCGGCCGCGGAGGAGACGGTGATGCCGCGCTCCCAGACCGCGGGGGAGGTCATTCCCTTGACCGAGCCCGCCGCGTGCAGGATCGCCCGCAGTTTCGGCGCGGCGTCCAGGACCGTCTCGTCGATACGGGGGCAGCCCCAGCCGGTGATCAGGATCTCCGTGTCGGCGAGGGTCGCCCGTACGCGTGGGTCGGAGAAGTTCTCGACGGTCAGAGTGGGATCGATTTCTACCGCGTTGCCCAGGCGGGTCAGGATGTCCGGCGGGAAGATCTGGGGCACGTTCTCGGCTGTCATGGCGAAAAGTGCCAGGGGGCGCTCGGGCAAGGGGGTGTCCTTCCGGCTGGGTGACGCGTCTGTAGCAACCGGTCTCTACGGTAGGCGGCGTGAAGTGAGAGGGTCAATGGACTGGTCCCGGCCGCGGTGGTCAGACGCCAGGTCGGCGGTGGCCGGCCCGGATCCCCCGGACGACCGGGCCCCCGTCCCCGGCGGGGCTCGGGCGGGGTAGTTTCCAGCTGTGGCCGGCTCTTCCGCCTGGCCACGAAACCCTTCCGGGAAGGACGTCGGATGGCAGAGCCCCTGACCAACTGGGCGGGGAACATCACGTACTCCGCCGAGGAGCTGCAGCGCCCGCACTCGCTGGACGCGCTCCGGTCCCTGGTCGCGCGGAGCGGCTCGGTACGCGTACTGGGCAGCGGGCACTCGTTCAACGAGATCGCCGATCCGGGCATCGGGGGCGTGCTGCTCTCACTGACCGCGCTGCCGCCGTCGGTCGAGGTGGACGCGGCGGCCCGTACGGTCCGGGTGGCGGGCGGGGTGCGGTACGCGGAGCTGGCGCGGGCGGTGCACGGGCGCGGATTCGCGCTGCCCAACATGGCTTCGCTGCCGCACATCTCGGTGGCGGGTTCGGTGGCGACCGGCACGCACGGCTCGGGCAACACGAACGGCTCGCTGGCCTCGTCCGTACGGGAGGTCGAGCTGGTCCTCGCCGACGGGTCGGTCCTGACGATCGGCCGGGGTGACGCCCGCTTCGAGGGGGCGGTGACGTCGTTGGGTGCGCTCGGTGTCGTCACGGCGCTCACCCTCGACCTGGAGCCCGGCTTCGAGGTCGCCCAGCACGTGTTCGGGCAACTGCCGCTCGCCGAACTGGACTTCGAGGTGGTGTCGTCGTCCGCGTACAGCGTGAGCCTGTTCACCGACTGGCGGCGGTCGGGCTTCGTGCAGGCATGGGTCAAGCGGCGGACCGACCTGCCGTGGGACGGGTTTCCGTGGGCCGGGCCCGCCGCCGAGGCGATGCACCCGGTGCCGGGGATGCCCGCCGTGAACTGCACCCAGCAGTTCGGGGTGCCCGGGCCCTGGCACGAGCGGTTGCCGCACTTCCGGCCCGAGTTCACGCCGAGCAGCGGATCGGAGCTCCAGTCGGAGTACCTGCTTCCGCGCCCGTACGCCGTCGACGCCCTGCGTGCCCTCGACTCGATCCGGGGGACGGTCGCGCCGGTGCTGCAGATCTGCGAGGTGCGCACGGTCGCCGCCGACCGTCAGTGGCTGAGTCCCGCGTACGGCCGGGACACCGTGGCCTTCCACTTCACCTGGGTCGAGGACACGGCGGCCGTGCTGCCCGTGGTGCGGCGGGTGGAGGCGGCGCTCGCGCCCTTCGACCCGCGACCGCACTGGGGCAAGGTGTTCACGGTGGAGGCGCCGGTGCTGCGCGAACGCTATCCGCGGATGAGTGACTTCAGGGCTCTGGCCGAGGAGCTCGACCCGGCGGGCACGTTCCGCAACAGCTTCGTGAGCGCGGTGCTCGGGTGACGGCGGTGCTCGCGTGACAGCGGTGCTCGCGTGACAGCGGGCGTCTTCGGGCGCGGCGCGCGAGGGGCGCGGGCCGGCGGCGGGCGGGCCGGCGGGTTGTCCGCGGACGCGCCCGGAGGGTCACGGGGGACGCTCCCGGCGGACGCCGCCCGCGGCGGGCCGACCTGATCGGCACGCCCCCCGCGGTGGCGCGAGGGACTTTGTATGGCCCCTTTCCTAACCCCTTGTCGAAAGTCTCCAACGGTCATAGCCTTGCGCCGCGCCGGGGCCGTCGGGCTCCGCCATGGCCTGGAGGGATCGAGGGGGCACGTTCTGGTGAAGCGCACATCTCGCGACATCCGCACCGCGAACCGCTATGGGGTGCTGCGCCAGATCATCGCCCATTCGCCCACGTCCCGGCAGGAGCTCGCCGCTGCGACCGGGCTGAGCCTCGCCACGGTCGCCACGCTCGTCGGTGAGCTGCTCGACCTCGGGATGCTGACGGAGGTCGGATTCGAGGACTCCGCGGGGGGCCGCCCGCGGGGGCTCGTGGCGGTCAACGCTTCGGGCGGTGCGCTGATCGGCGTCGACATCGCGGAGACGTACGTACGGGTCGAGCTGTTCGATCTCGCGCTGGGCGTGCTGGCCCGTGCCGACGAGGACATGCGCCGCGGTGAGATCCGCCCGGAGCAGGTCGTCGGGCATGTCGCCTCGGCCGTGGGCTCGGTGGTCGCGCAGGCCGGGGTCGAAGGCGCCCGTGTCCTCGGCGTCGGTGTCAGTGTGCCGGGGCAGGTGGACCGGGAGGCCGGCGTCTCGGAGTACGCGCCGAACTGGGACTGGCACGACGTGCCGCTGCTCGACCTGCTCTCCGAGCACATCGCGTACCCCCTCTACCTGGACAATCCGCTGCGGGCCTGTGCGGTCGCCGAGTTGTGGTTCGGGGCCGCGCGCGGGCGCGGGGACGCCGTGGTGGTGAATCTCGGGACGGGTGTCGGCGCCGGGCTCGCGCTCGGCGGCGGGCTGCACCGGGGGGTCAGCAACAGCGCCGGGGAGTGGGGGCACAACACGCTCGTGCTGGACGGGCGGCCGTGCCACTGCGGCAACCACGGGTGTGTGGAGACGTATGTCGGAGCGCCCGGCATCATGCTGAACCTGCGGGAGCTGAGCCCCGGGAGCCCGCTGCTGCACCCCGAGGACCAGACGGCGACGATCAACGCGCTGGCGCGCGGCGTCGCCGCGCAGGACCCGGTGGCCATCCAGGTGGTCCGGAACACCGCGCGCTATCTCGGCGCCGCCGTGGCCGACCTGGTGAACCTCCTCAACCCCGAGGTCGTCGTGCTCAGCAGCTGGGTGGCGGCCACGCTCGGCGAACCGCTGCTGCACGAGGTGCGCGAGGCGGTGGCGCGGCACGCGCTGAGACGGCCGCTGGCCAGCACCGAGATCGTCCTCTCCCCCATTCCCACCGATCCGGTGTGTCTGGGGGCCGCGACGTTCGCGCTCGAAGGGGCACTGACCTCGGTGGGGCAGAAGTCCGGCGGTGCCAAGGCCGCCCCGCAGAGACCCGCGGGCGGCAGGGCCACGACGCCGCGGCGCGCCGCCGTCCCCAAGGTCTGAGGGACAGCCGGTCCGACGGCCGGCCGAAGTCTTTCGGCGCCCCGACCGCGGTACGAATCCGGTCCGGTCGGGGCATTGGGATCGGGCGCCCAGA of the Streptomyces aurantiacus genome contains:
- a CDS encoding LacI family DNA-binding transcriptional regulator codes for the protein MSNDASTVRDVAARAGVSASTVSRVLGGTYPVAASTRARVLKAMRELDYVVNAHARALGGSTNKTVAFVVDDVTGPFYAHIARGVEEQASAEGRLCMLCTTHGDPQRVLAVVETMREQRADAVIVVGGAWDDKAYQDRMTHFAHALDRVGSRLVLVGRPPLGPGVPATVVEYDNEGGAFAMTTHLLTSGHQRIAYLGRVTGLSTSGQRLAGFRRAHELLGLAPDPDLILDGAFSRSHGYRGTRELLASGAAFTALFAATDMVAAGALQALREAGVSVPDEVSVVGYDDVPLALDLFPALTTVNVPHEELGRAAVRLALHRDELPGSQHLVLGTHIVLRDSTRRPGR
- a CDS encoding hydroxyacid dehydrogenase, giving the protein MPERPLALFAMTAENVPQIFPPDILTRLGNAVEIDPTLTVENFSDPRVRATLADTEILITGWGCPRIDETVLDAAPKLRAILHAAGSVKGMTSPAVWERGITVSSAAGANALPVAEYTLAMILLAGKDLFAHRDRFRARRAFPYGAIVPGIGNFGRRVGIVGASRIGRRLIELLTPFDLEVSLADPYVDATRAADLGVPLLPLDDLLRSSDIVTVHAPQTPETHHLIGRRELALMPDGSVLINTARGALLDHDALIDELRANRLSAVLDVTDPEPLPADSPLFDLPNAFVTPHLAGSQGNEVARLGLTVTQEAERLLSGQELAHEIDHAVLARTA
- a CDS encoding FAD-binding protein, whose product is MAEPLTNWAGNITYSAEELQRPHSLDALRSLVARSGSVRVLGSGHSFNEIADPGIGGVLLSLTALPPSVEVDAAARTVRVAGGVRYAELARAVHGRGFALPNMASLPHISVAGSVATGTHGSGNTNGSLASSVREVELVLADGSVLTIGRGDARFEGAVTSLGALGVVTALTLDLEPGFEVAQHVFGQLPLAELDFEVVSSSAYSVSLFTDWRRSGFVQAWVKRRTDLPWDGFPWAGPAAEAMHPVPGMPAVNCTQQFGVPGPWHERLPHFRPEFTPSSGSELQSEYLLPRPYAVDALRALDSIRGTVAPVLQICEVRTVAADRQWLSPAYGRDTVAFHFTWVEDTAAVLPVVRRVEAALAPFDPRPHWGKVFTVEAPVLRERYPRMSDFRALAEELDPAGTFRNSFVSAVLG
- a CDS encoding ROK family transcriptional regulator → MKRTSRDIRTANRYGVLRQIIAHSPTSRQELAAATGLSLATVATLVGELLDLGMLTEVGFEDSAGGRPRGLVAVNASGGALIGVDIAETYVRVELFDLALGVLARADEDMRRGEIRPEQVVGHVASAVGSVVAQAGVEGARVLGVGVSVPGQVDREAGVSEYAPNWDWHDVPLLDLLSEHIAYPLYLDNPLRACAVAELWFGAARGRGDAVVVNLGTGVGAGLALGGGLHRGVSNSAGEWGHNTLVLDGRPCHCGNHGCVETYVGAPGIMLNLRELSPGSPLLHPEDQTATINALARGVAAQDPVAIQVVRNTARYLGAAVADLVNLLNPEVVVLSSWVAATLGEPLLHEVREAVARHALRRPLASTEIVLSPIPTDPVCLGAATFALEGALTSVGQKSGGAKAAPQRPAGGRATTPRRAAVPKV